In Capricornis sumatraensis isolate serow.1 chromosome 2, serow.2, whole genome shotgun sequence, the DNA window AGTGTCCAATGTTAACTCCAAGGTTCGACAAGCTGTGCTATGCCTGATAGGCATACACAGGTCATTAGCAAGTAATTACAGTGActtaagaatgaaataagaaattcttttccttttaattcacgttttttgtttttcaaacagtTACTCAGTTGCTATGACAAAAATACCTGCTATTTTGTTTAGACCTAACTATTTAATAACAAAACTATCAAGTATGtcttgtggcctgtgggtgccTTAGAAAATTCATTAAGAATAACAAATGTTGCTAAGGATGGGGAGAACCTGGAATGCTTGTGCACTGACAGCAGTAATGTTAagtagtgcagccactatggaaaacagtacagcagTACCtccaaaaattaaacagaatttcCATAAGATCCAGCAGTTccatttctgggcatatatcctaaagaactgaaagcagggccCCAAGCAGATCTCTGTACACCCATGCTGACCAGCAGTactattcacaacagtcaaaatTAAGAAGCAACCAAAGTGTACATCAATggataataaagaaaatgtggtgaaTACATCCAATGGATTACTATCTAAccttaaaacagaagaaaattctgacacatgctacaatataGATAAACCTTGAGGATGTTATGCTAAACAAAAGCCAGGAACAAGAGgacaaatattttaagtttcctaAAGTAGGcagaagagacagaaagtagaatggttaCTGCTAGGGGCTAGTGggatgggatcttccctgatggctcagcagtaaagaatccacccacaatgcaggagacgcagtttcagtccctgggttgggaagatcccctggagaagggaacagcaacccactccagtattcttgtctgggaaatcccacagacagaggaatctggcgggccacagtccatagggtcacaaaagagttagaaacaacttggcgactaaacaacaatagcggGATGGGGAAGGTGAAATTAGTGTTTATGGGAACAGAGTTTCAGTTGAGGAAgataaaaaagttctggagataaatggtggtgatggttgtataacaatgtgaatgtacttaatgccacagaactgtacacttaaaaatggttaaaatggtaagttttatgttacatatattttactgcaataaaaaagcttttttaaattgagatactAACGAACCTAAACTAAACAAGTTTAGGTCCCAAATAATTCAATATCCAAAGAGTACCTAGATGACGTCTAGTACTTgttatttatacaaataaaaatttacctCTTATTCCCAATCAGCATGATAACCATGTTGGAACTAGAGTGCTGCCGGGCATCCTCTAACCATGAGGTCAGGTGGTTGAAGGTTTCACGCCTACAGCAGAAAAATTTCAAACGTGGGTCAGAGGCCCATTTCAAAATGTCAAAGCATTTCCAAATGCATCGGAAAAGGGGGAAACTTAtatgtataaagaaaaatataaaacaggcaATTCCTCTTTAGCATTCTTACTAGATTCAATGGATTAAAAAGACTTTAAGAACAGAGGAAAGAGTCTCCCTCTCACTCAGCAGGTGTCACTCACCTTGTAATGTCGTACACCAGCAGTGCGCCAGCTGCTCCCCTGTAGTAGGAACGGGTGATAGAACGGAAGGATTCTTGTCCAGCCTTTTCCATCAACAtggcaacaaaaaaaaaatcccaacaaaaCCAGGTTATTTGCAGAGAAGTTACTTGATCAGATGCCACTCTAACACAAAGGAGTTAATTTTACAAAAGAACTTCTATTAAGAAAAGAGAATTGGCGAAAAGAAAACCTGAATGCCCAGGAAGAAGTCCAGGTAGCAAATCAGTATCTTTCAGTGGGAGTACAGTTGGTATTTTGGGTGGGTCAATTCTTCCTGTGAGACTGTCCATTTAATTGCTGAATGTTTAGCATCCCTGGCTCCCTGTCACTGAATGTATTTACCCTATAATCAGTGTGACAAAGACATTTCCACACAATATCCCCTAGGAGAGAACTGGAAATACACTAGAAACTCAGAGTATTTTTCAGTCCCATATGATGTTGAACGTACcacctttgttttttgtttctgtttttgtttccacTCCTTTGTCTTAGAAAATTATCTTCGAATGCCAATGCTCTATATAATAGAAGTTTCATTCCAATGGATCAAAGTAGAAAATTAGATACAAAGCACTATACTAACTGACCTTTAGTGACTGATAAAGGCAGGacggggcttcccagatagtgctaatggtaaagaacccttctgccactgcaggagacttaagagacgcgggtttgatccctgaatgggaagatcccctggaggaggacatggcaacccactccagtattcttgcctggagaatccgatggacagaggagcctggtgggctacagtccacagggtcacaaaacgctggacacaactgaagtgacttagcatacacatatGCAAAGGCAGGACTACCAAGATGTCCCTTACTGGGATCCTGTCACAGCAAACAGGAATAATGACTAGGGAAAGCAGTCCAGGGCCCAGGACAGCGCTGTCCTAAAACAAATTCAAGTTTATTCTCTACTTTCATTTCCAATGGGGGCCAAGatattaagatttatttataattGAGCAATTTACTAATGCCCCATATACAGGATACTTTTGCTTTCTTGATGGAATAGGTTTTTGGGGAGGACAAGTTTCATCAAAGGAAGCAAAATCATCTAAATATGAATTCCCTGGGCATTGACTCTATTCTATCAGAAAAGTTTTCACATTCTTGAAATTGCTTATCCTTCTGTCCCTACATAAAGATTAGGATGGGAGACTTTAAGATTGTTCTTAAAgatagggaaactaagatctggacatgggaaaataaatagcttttataCAATATACCAACAATAACATTCATGATACTAATAAttaacaaaaatgtgaaaaattaggCTCAAAGGTCAGTTCAGTAACTGGCCAAAAGTTAAAAATTCTATAAACACCAAATCCATAATTTAAATGTAGGAGCTTAGTATAATACTCCATAGCAAAAAAGTCTGTTTTCTTAAACATTATGTCACATAATCTAAAGCCAGGTTTAAGGTCAGAAGACTGTTCTAGTACACTAGTTCTAGGTTACatttccaacagcacaagaatCTCTTACTACAACAATCTTATTGCATACCTGATAGAACATTAAAATCCAAAAGTAATTCTAAAGAACTTTGTTGGTAATATTAACCACACTTTAAGatctaaaacatattttttccctccaagagctcacttaaattttatttttttccctaatagcTTTATGTCTTAAagcatttgattcctggttggctTCTAACTTACACTTTTTCCTCCACTGCTATGGTTGAAAGCCCTCTCCTTCCTCAAGTCCTTCCAAGAGCTAAAAGGGAAGTCTGAGAGAGGCCTGTGTGATGGTTGAATCAATAGAAGCATTTAACTTTTGCAAATGAAAACACTTTCAGTGTGCTATCACAAATGATTTTTGAAATCAAATCACTTTACTTCTTAATCTCAATCAATTTCCTGAACCAAAGTTTGCTAGGCAAGAAGTTAGaaagagacttctctggtggtccagtggctaagactctgagctcccaatgcagggggccagagtttgatccctggccagggaactagatcccacatactgcaactaaagatcctgctgcTGTAACTAAGAgacagtgcagtcaaataaatgaataaaaataaatattttaaaaaaaaaagctagaaagaGTGAGCCATTCAATTTGAGATGATCTGCATCAGTCTGAGGTATCTTTGTCCATCTCCtatttaacaaaaaaaatccaaagcaGCAAAGAATTAAGATGGAGATAAAGATAATTAAGTTTTTTCATTTCCCCCAAATGGAAGCATCacattatatataatttcaaGATATATAAAGTATCCATTTCTACAAAATCAGACAGGCTTATTTCTTAAGAATCAAAATGCATTCCAAAGTAAGATGCAAATgaatctgggatttttttttttttttttggccatgctgcatgacttgtgggatagtagttccttgaccagggatcaaacctttatGCTGCCCTTGCAGTGAAAGCtctaagtcctaaccactggactgctaggaaatTCCTGAATTTTGGAttatttaatcaatatatttACCAAAGCAAACTCATATATACTTGGATTATTTGAAACAAAAAGACATGGTATTCAGAATTTGTAACTGTAACAGATGGAAGTGAAAGCTTTCCTGTCTCTTTGATTTCACTAGACCTCCTCTGacctctgtatgcaggtcaaaaaggaacagttaaaaccagacatggaacgacGGACTGGTTACAGTTTGGgcaagaagtatgtcaaggctgtatattcccattttatttaacttatatgcagagtacatcatgcgaaatgccaggctggatgaagcacaagctagaatcaagattgccgggagaaatatcaataaccttagatatgcagacaacaccattcttatggcagaagagcgaagaagaactaaagagtctcttgatgaaagtcaaagatgacagtgaaaaagctggcttaaaactcaacattcaaaaactaagatcatggcatccagtcccatcatttcatggcaagtagatggggatagaatggaaacagtgacagactttattttcttgggcttcaaaatcactgcttatggtgactgcagccatgaaattaaaagacgcttgctccttgcaagaaaagctatgaccaacctagaaagcatgttaaaaagcagagatattactttgccaataaaagtccgtctagtcagagctttggtttttccagtagtcatgtatggatgtgagagttggactataaagaaagctaagtgctgaagaattaatacttttgaactgtggtgttggagaagactcttgagagtcccttggattgcaaggagatccaaccagtccatcctaaaggaaatcagtcctgaatattcattgcaaggactgatgctgaagctgaagctccaatacttttgtcacctgatgcgaagaactaactcactggaaaagaccctgatgctgggaaagatgcaagaggagaaggggatgacagaggatgagatggttggatggcatcactgactcgatggacatgagtctgagcaggttCCAgttattggtgatggacagggaagcctgacatgctgcagtccatggcgtcgcaaagagttggacatgactgagtgactgaactgaactgaactctgaccTCCATCCTTAGCTCCTCCGTCATAGCCCTTTATCCCTGCATCAGCCTTTACTGTTATATTTGGGActaaagtatttttgttttctcttaccGTATCCCAGATTTGCAGTTTGATTTGTTTTCCATCAATGTTGACCATACGGGCCCCAAACTCCACACCTGTCAGTGAAAACCGAAAGAATGTGATTCTCATGAACAACCATGGTAACAAGAGGTTCATGCTTGTCCTCATTGTGCTAATGACTCATCCTCCGCACTTAGTGCCACTAAGCCCATTACAGTTCCCTATTTGATCCAATTAATTTTGTGCTCCTTAAAGTTTTATCTTCTGGAATTAAAAACTGTGTTCCAGGTGACAACCACCTCAGGAATATAACTGAAAAGCATATATGGggataaaaattaattaagaaatcaaatagaaaaagtgaatgaATTTTTAGAATTATTGTTTAATGCTTAAATTTGATTAAGAAATGtttaatttgtaattaaaaaacttctaaattttttgaaaatatttcttaatattttcccaAAGTCACTCTCTAGTCCTCTATATGAAACAATAAATACTTGCTTTTtgcaattttagattttttttttttagaaaagcacCTATCTAAGAATAGGTTCTCAAGAATGAAACATTTCAGATCTCCAATAATTCCAAGAGTTCATCAGAAAACAGCATGCCTTACAGGGGTTTGGAAACAGATAGTCCGAATAAAGGTTTTAGTTTACCTGCATTCAACTTCTATCAAGGTAATGTCAGGACAAAACTTAAAAATCAAAGATCACTTACATTAAAAATACTTGATTTTAAGTCAAACAATTTGCCCTATTTTCTATCTTTACACAGTACTTTACTCCAGGAATTCTGATCTGCAGGTAAGAAACAGCACTAATCTAGCTTCTGCTATTCAGAGGCCCCAGGCACAATATATCCAGAATCTCTCTCAACTCTATAAAGTTTTACAGTCAATAAgcagatttaaaaaattgtttcttaCTACTCTAGACTGCATCATCGAGAATAATGAtagttactaaaaaaaaaaagtcactaattttgttttctttctggacAAGAGGAATGGAGTTTCAAtggtgaagaattaaaaaaatacaacttcTGTCCCCTTTTATGCAACTTCCTCTAATTATGAAGAAATCTTCATATTTTGTGCACATTTGATAGCCAACTGCCTTGTTTATCTTGGTATAGAAGACTGAATTCAGAAAGAAACAGGGCATATATTGGACTCTGGGAAAACTTGATTGATCACTTCATTTTGCTACTTTGAAACCTGTCACTTGCTCCCATTACCTTTAGGTGTGTCAAAACtcatctctccccttccccaccccagatGTTCTCTACTCTTACTTCTTGTCACTCTTCTCTTTAAATTCCATGGTCAAGCCATATTAAATTACTTTCAGTTTTCCAGATTAGCCTGAACTTTGTTATTCCTGAGCCTTTGCACCTGTTTTTCCCTCTCGGCCTGATCACTTTTCTCTCATCTTCCACAACCCCTTCGCTTGGCTAGTTCCTTCTAGTGCTTCCATTTTCAGCTTTTCCTGATAGATGTGGCAGCCTCTTATCCCCTTTTGCAATAGTAATTTATTCATTGGTATCTGCCCCCAGCCTTACCTCACCTCCTACACTGGAGCTTTCAATGTAGGCATGTTTGCCTTGTTAAGCACTGTATCACTTAGCACCTAGCACATTGTGGGTGTACACAATAGTTATTTACAAAAGTATTTTCCTGTTGATACTAAATCCTTTTCTAACCACTTTAGTTATTTGGCTCTGAATAAGTACTTTGGGATCAGTAGTAGCTTCAGATTTCCATAATGTGGGACTTGGAAGTGGCAATATAGTAAGAATGGGAGCTAGGGATTTTACTCTGAAACTGCACCTGCATGGCAAGAAGGCTAGTTTTATGTATATAATCTTTATTTGGGTTGGAGTTATGGAGATTATGGGGAATGGGTTGTTAAAACTCAGCAGGTCGTCCCATATCACAAATTTGTGGAAGATGTTCACATTTCCCACGCTTACCAGAGAGTTCTTGAAACTCATGATTAtcatatcttttctttaaaacaaaacttaCCAGTTTCATGTACCTTTTATTCTAGGTCTGGGATGGCTCTTCCATTTGCTTCCTcctctcccacacacacacaaaatctataCTGTAGTGATTACTTTGAAAAAGTAATGAGGTTCACACTACTTTACCGCAGAGTAAGGCGAGTTTTTGAATTAACAATACGTTTTCGTAGGATTTTACATAAACATACAAAtcacatttgttaaaaaaaaatcctaaggcAACTAATCCATACCTCATGGTCATCTCTAAATCTAGTCACCTTTCAATTACCTACTCCCCATTACACTACTGCCCATTTCTCAGCATTTAGTCATTCTTCACTTAACATAACTTTGGACTAACCCCAAAATAGGAAGACGTAACTTTTCTACTTCGAACACTAAAGCTGCTAACTTTCTATTTTAGTCAGATTTCATAATCTATTCTACGAGAGGTATATGCGCTTACCTATTGTGAGGTCGTGGACAGGTTGGAATCGCTTGTCTGTAAACTGCAGGAGGAGACATGACTTCCCCACACCTGAAAGAAGACGCGTGCGTTAGGAGTTAGGCAGCGAGAACAGACCAGTGTCGGGGCGTCCAGGACTGGGGAAGGGGAGCCCCGAGCCCCGCCCCCggcggcccgccccgccccccgcttcACTTAATCGCCCAGCCCACTAAATGAGCCCCGCCCCCAAGCCCCGACTTGGGTGTTTCGGATCCCCGCCCCAGCGTGAGGATTGTCGCCCGCGGGTTACCTGTGTCTCCGATGATGATGTACTTGAAGAGATAAGCATAAGTCATGGTCCCTTTTCCTCTGGATTCCGGGTCCGCCCGACTTCTACAGCCACTTACCTCCGGCCTCTCTAGCCGCTCAATCTATCGACCTCCGGCCCCTCTAGCCCAGTTAACGTCTCTATTGCTCTCCCTCGAAATCCCGTTTCGGTCGGAGCGACGGTAATACCCAGATACCACCTCCGGGGAGGCCTCTAACACTCCTACATGCCATTATCCCACCAAGCTCCAGGAGGCGATAGCTAGCCTGTCAGTCCGCTCGGCCTTCCCGGGCCTGACTCGCAGCAGCCCCAAGGCGCTCCTTCCAATCAGCGGAGAGCGACGCACGACGTTGGGGAAGTGACGGCAGTTCCGTGTCCTGTGTGCGGGCGGTGGGAGTGATGAGTTCACTGAGACCGTGATAGCCGTTGTGTGAAGATGGAGGTAGGCTCCTGAGCGTTAAGAAGGCTGGCGAGAGAGCGCGGCTGACGGGGTTGAAGCAGAAGCGGGAAGCGGCAgatgggaggggagagagagcggGGTTTGGGGGGTGTTGTCATAATGTCTGGGTCAGAAAACGTCGCTCCGATCTAACTCTCTGCTTCCCCTAACTTATCCCCGcggctttcttttggtttccagttTCCCGGAGGAAATGACAATTACCTGACGATCACAGGGCCCTCGCACCCCTTCCTGTCAGGGGCCGAGGTGAGCATGAGTTGCCGACGCTGCGCGGAGAGGGTGGGAGGCAGCGGTGGGGTAGGatgatggggaggagagcgcgGACGCCAGGGCCCGGGGGTTGGGAACCGGAGGCTGAGATCGATATCTGGAGAAAAGTGGCAGCTGCCTTCAGAGCCCATGAGGACTACGCGGAAGGCCAGGAAAGCTGCTGTCATCAGAAAAGCAGGACTCTGGAAAAAGCGAACCTATTTTAGAGCGATTCTCtattggagtatagaatgaaatTGTCTCCTTTCGTGGAGGAGAAACAAGTACAATAATGGGAGATCGCAGGAGGGAATGTTTCAGCCAAAGAAATTTGGGAAGGGGCAGGAGTTTACCTAACACGTCAACTGTGGAATGTGTTCATTCTTAAACCGTACTCTATTGAAGGGGTATGTGTTTCGTTGAAACTTCCTACCTAgcaattttttgaaaagttaatgGTTATGTTTCCTTACAGAGTGTTAGCTTGTTGTGCTAGTGAGAGAATGAAAGGGAATATTTGCGAGAAAACATGGAGTTAAGTAGAGCACGCGTTTCTGTTTGCCAGTGCCTCAGTTTGGGTAGGTTACTTCACCCTTATGTGTCAGTTTCCCTAGCTGTCAAAGGATTGTAATAATAGTTTCTTACGATGTTGTGAAGTGGAAGTAATGATCATGGTGATGTCCTTTAGTGTTCTTGGAAAAGGTTTAATTGCAATGTTGTCATAAATATGTATGATTTGTTTAGACAAGGCAAAAGAAAAGGGtggaacaaaaataaattcagtctTTGAGAAACGAAAATTTTGAACTTTCTgtcttttgagaatttttaattgttttcaaaCTTGGCATAAACCATTTGATCACTTTTTTTGTATCAAGAATTCTCAATTGCTGTTGAATGAACttatccatagggttgcaaagagttggacacgactgaagcgacttggcatgcattcATGAACTTATCCTGTAACAAACCTTAATACTTTCATGTATGAGAATTAGATGGGCAAGGGGGGGGGAGGGTTGCTagtttcttttaactttattgtgattactatttatttttacacTCTTAACTACAGTGTGAATCAAATGAGCagtaaatttagaaataatacaAAACTAAAATCTGTTTGATGCTTTGCAATCTCATTGTTAGTTTCTTCTGAGTGATATCTTCATGGTTTAATTTCATTATGTGGAGTGTTGTAGATTTCACATTAGTCTCATCTACATGAAAGCACATCATTACCAATTTCTTCTGAATCAAGTCTCcacaatttaaatttatttagagtGTTGTAAATTTCACATTGGCCTCCTCAAGAACTTTTCCAGGTTTGAGTCTTTCctttgtgtttgcttttattactttaagaaaaaaattttttataaactcTTTTGCCAAGAAGTTCATAACTAAATTTCAGTGGATTCCTTTAGCTTAGGGCCCTGTCATTGTTACCATTTCTCTTTATCCATTACAACTTCTTCACCTTTGTTTTCCctcttgtgtgtttgttttcctttatttcagttggtttgtggtttttgttgtttctgGTCTTACTGTGTGCCACTCCAAGTATATCTTAAAACAAGATGaaggtaattaaaattttttttctttagaagagTAATTTTTAGAGTTTcttgcaaggaaaagaaatgtccACAAAAATAACTTACcataaaaaagttgaaaaaattggacttctttgaaatataaagtgttttggggtttttttttgtttttttttttttggccatgctgtgcagctcTCCAGGttgtagttccccaaccagggactgaacccaggcccaaACAGTTGAGAGTGCCAAGTCCTGACCACTAGAGCAACAGGGAATTTCCAAAATTTAAGAACTTTTCATCAGTAGACATCATTAAGAAATTAAATAGGCACTtcacagactgggagaagatattttatt includes these proteins:
- the RAB2B gene encoding ras-related protein Rab-2B, producing MTYAYLFKYIIIGDTGVGKSCLLLQFTDKRFQPVHDLTIGVEFGARMVNIDGKQIKLQIWDTAGQESFRSITRSYYRGAAGALLVYDITRRETFNHLTSWLEDARQHSSSNMVIMLIGNKSDLESRRDVKREEGEAFAREHGLIFMETSAKTACNVEEAFINTAKEIYRKIQQGLFDVHNEANGIKIGPQQCISTPVGPSASQRGSHDMGADSGCC